Within the Maribacter sp. BPC-D8 genome, the region TACCAGGAGTCATTTTAGGTAATTTACTAATAATTCTCGCAGCTTCTTTTTCTAAGTTTTTATCTGGTCCACGCATTCTAACGTTACCGATACTACCATCTTTTTGAATTACGAACATTACACTAACCCTACCTTGAACACCCATTTCTTGAGCAATTTCTGGGTAACGGAAGTTTTTACCAATGTGCTTTTGAATCATTTTGTTAAAACAAGCTCTTTTATCGCTCTCGTTCTCACAACCTGGAAAAACAGGTACATCTTCAATAACTGCAAAAGGTACATCTACATCTTCTTCAATTTCGTCAACAGCGATATCTTCAACCTCAACGATTTCTTCTTCTTGACTAGTCTCAGTAGACTCGATTACAGTTTCTTCAACCTCTTCTTCATCTTCTACAACTTCAATAATTTCAGGTGCAGCTGGTGGCGGTGGAGGTGGTGGAGTTTTGATTTGTTCTGTCATTGGAACCTCTTCATCTAAAAGATCATCCACATTCATAGAAATATCATAATCATTTACCTCATCATACGTTTTCCATTCAAATGCTACGAAAGTAAATAGCATTACCACGAATAAACCGATAACGAAATAAAGACTGCTGTTCTTTGTTAAATCCGCCTTTGGATTCTTTTTAGGTTCCATATATATTCAATTTAGTGATTGCTAATTTAACTAATTAATCCATAAAAATGCAACTAAAATTTTCATTTTAACGAGGGCACCCGAAAAAATATAAATCTAACAGCCAACATTCCAACAATTGCTCCGGTAGAATTTGCAAGCGCATCTAGCGGATCACCATGTCTATCAGCGGTAGCTACATGCTGTAATACTTCAATAATTATGCCGTACAGTACAGCAAATAAAACAATGTACCACAATAACTTAGACCTACCAACACCCTGCTCTTTACTCTTAGGTATTGCCAAGTAACCCAACACTACCATTACAGCGTAAAATGTAAAATGAACAGCCTTATCCATATGTGGAATATTGAACCTTGAGGTACCAATTCCCGAAAAAGAAAATAAGCTGGAAAATGTTACAAACATCATCCAGCTTATGAAAAGTACTTTATAAATAGTGTTTTTAACCACCTATTATCTCTTTATATGCAGCATCACTTAGCAAATCTTCCAATTCGCTAGCATCGCTAAATTTAATTTTCACCATCCAACCATCACCATAAGGATCAGAATTTACTTTTTCTGGCTCGTCTTCTAGTGCTTCGTTGAACTCAACGATTTCACCAGATAAAGGAGAGAACAAGTCAGAAACAGTTTTTACCGCTTCTACAGTACCAAAAATAGCTTCACGATCCAACGTTTCATCTAGGGTATCTACTTCTACATAAACAATATCACCTAATTCACCTTGTGCGAAATCTGTAATACCTACAGTAGCAATATCACCTTCAATCTTAACCCACTCGTGATCTTTCGTATATTTTAATTCAGCTGGTATATTCATTATAATAGTTTATTATTTTTTTACTTCGGCAAATGTAAAGTTTTCAACTTAGGTTATCAAAACATTTACCAATGTTATCATATGTTTAAGAAGGGTACACAAAACAGGTAACGAACTTTTACCAAATAGCGGTATTAGTTACCAAAATTGTAGCGAATTGTAAATCCGGTATTAATAGTAGTTTGTGGAAAAGCTGTCGAGACTGCAAATTGTGAGAACGAATGATCGTAAAAGAACAATGCATTTAAGTTCTTGCTTAAAGCGTAATCGGCAGTAAACTTCAACGACATTAAATTCTGACCAGAAGTTATTTGATTATTATTGATGTCTAAATTTCTAATAATGGTAATATTATCTCTTAAGGTGACATCGGCTTTCAAGTTTAGATCACCTTTCAATCTTGTTTTATTACCACCAATATTGGTTACAAATTTTACATCTTTAAAACGATACCCTAACCCAACTGTATATTCTTTACCATTGATCTCGGTCATTAAATCATTATCGAAACTTAATGATAATGCTCTATCTGTTCTTACTTCTGCTAATATACTAACAGAGTTCTTCATTTCAAAATCTACACGAATTAATGGGTTGAATTGATCCGTTAATACCACATTGTTTAAAATCAAATCTGGTAAAATGTTTCCATTTTCAGCATTTATAAGTTCAATAGTAGGATCTAATTTCCTGTCATTAACCAACTGCACCTTCTCTAAATTCGTTTGGTATGAGTTAATACTATATGATGCACGATACCCATGACTTAAAGAAAAACGTTTGAATTTCTTTTTAAACCATTTGCTCTTCATTAAACCAGTATACTTAATACTCCAGTTCGGTATTGGAATATCTCTAAACGTATCTAAGTTTACTCGTTTAGCATCTTGCCCAGTATATGCCGAAAAGAACGCTGGTAACAAAACACTTTGTTGTGTTTTTCCATATCCTTCAGGAAACTCACCATTCGCATCGACAGGTATACCTTGTTCGACTGCTATTCTATTTGCAATCGTAATTCTATTATCTTGAAACTCTTGAAAAGTACTTGAATCAAATTCATCACTTTTACCAAAAGCAGTACCAATCATCATCGTAGAAATACTAAAGCTACCGTAGTTATTACCTAATTGTAAGTTATACTCTTGATCAACCACGTTAAAGTTCTCTTGATAACTGTCAGA harbors:
- the gcvH gene encoding glycine cleavage system protein GcvH, producing the protein MNIPAELKYTKDHEWVKIEGDIATVGITDFAQGELGDIVYVEVDTLDETLDREAIFGTVEAVKTVSDLFSPLSGEIVEFNEALEDEPEKVNSDPYGDGWMVKIKFSDASELEDLLSDAAYKEIIGG
- a CDS encoding energy transducer TonB → MEPKKNPKADLTKNSSLYFVIGLFVVMLFTFVAFEWKTYDEVNDYDISMNVDDLLDEEVPMTEQIKTPPPPPPPAAPEIIEVVEDEEEVEETVIESTETSQEEEIVEVEDIAVDEIEEDVDVPFAVIEDVPVFPGCENESDKRACFNKMIQKHIGKNFRYPEIAQEMGVQGRVSVMFVIQKDGSIGNVRMRGPDKNLEKEAARIISKLPKMTPGKQRGRAVRVPFSIPINFKLQ
- a CDS encoding VanZ family protein, producing MMFVTFSSLFSFSGIGTSRFNIPHMDKAVHFTFYAVMVVLGYLAIPKSKEQGVGRSKLLWYIVLFAVLYGIIIEVLQHVATADRHGDPLDALANSTGAIVGMLAVRFIFFRVPSLK